One segment of Pseudomonas pohangensis DNA contains the following:
- the mutL gene encoding DNA mismatch repair endonuclease MutL codes for MPVEARRIHLLSPRLANQIAAGEVVERPASVIKELLENSLDAGARRIDVDVEQGGSKLLRVRDDGSGIPAEDLPLALERHATSKILDLEDLERVMSLGFRGEALASISSVSRLTMTSRTADAGQAWQVETEGRDMAARVQPAAHPVGTTVEVRDLFFNTPARRKFLRAEKTEFDHLQEVIRRLALARFDVAFSLRHNGKSVLTLHEAADELSRARRVAAVCGPAFLEQALPIEVERNGLHLWGWVGLPTFSRSQADLQYFYVNGRMVRDKLVVHAVRQAYRDVLYNGRHPVFVLFLEVDPAVVDVNVHPTKHEVRFRESRMVHDFLYGTLHRALGDVRPDDQLAAPATAAPISGAAAGEFGPQGEMGLASQLPEARPVSAGWQGSGAGYQGPRPSGGFAQAELQGAYRDYLAPLAEAAAPGLPEGGGDVPPLGYALAQLKGIYILAENAHGLVLVDMHAAHERITYERLKLAMASEGLRGQPLLVPETLALSEREADCAEEHEQWFQRLGFELQRLGPESLAIRQTPALLKQAEATQLVRDVLADLLEYGSSDRIQAHLNELLGTMACHGSVRANRRLSVPEMNALLRDMEQTERSGQCNHGRPTWTQLGLDDLDRLFLRGR; via the coding sequence ATCCCGGTCGAAGCGCGTCGCATCCATCTGCTGAGCCCGCGACTGGCAAACCAGATTGCCGCCGGTGAGGTGGTCGAAAGACCGGCGTCGGTGATCAAGGAGTTGCTGGAAAACAGTCTGGATGCCGGTGCCCGACGGATTGATGTGGACGTCGAACAGGGCGGCAGCAAGCTGTTGCGGGTGCGTGATGACGGCAGCGGCATTCCTGCCGAAGACCTGCCGTTGGCGCTGGAACGGCATGCCACCAGCAAGATCCTCGATCTGGAAGATCTGGAACGGGTGATGAGCCTGGGTTTCCGTGGCGAGGCGCTGGCTTCGATCAGTTCGGTTTCACGCCTGACCATGACTTCGCGCACCGCCGATGCCGGGCAGGCCTGGCAGGTGGAAACCGAGGGCCGCGACATGGCCGCCAGAGTGCAGCCAGCAGCACATCCGGTAGGCACTACGGTGGAAGTGCGCGACCTGTTCTTCAATACGCCGGCGCGGCGCAAATTCCTGCGTGCCGAGAAAACCGAGTTTGACCACTTGCAGGAAGTGATCCGGCGTCTGGCGCTGGCGCGCTTCGATGTTGCGTTCAGTCTGCGGCATAACGGCAAGAGTGTGCTGACACTGCACGAAGCAGCCGATGAGCTGAGTCGCGCGCGCAGGGTTGCTGCCGTTTGCGGCCCGGCCTTTCTGGAGCAGGCACTGCCGATCGAAGTCGAGCGCAACGGTCTGCATCTGTGGGGCTGGGTTGGTTTGCCAACCTTTTCCCGCAGCCAGGCGGATCTGCAGTATTTCTATGTAAATGGCCGCATGGTGCGTGACAAGCTGGTCGTGCATGCCGTGCGTCAGGCCTATCGTGATGTGCTGTACAACGGCCGTCATCCGGTCTTTGTGCTGTTTCTGGAAGTCGATCCGGCGGTGGTGGATGTCAATGTGCATCCGACCAAGCACGAAGTGCGTTTCCGTGAAAGCCGCATGGTGCATGACTTCCTCTACGGTACCTTGCACCGCGCCCTGGGCGATGTACGTCCGGATGACCAGCTGGCTGCTCCGGCGACTGCTGCGCCGATCAGCGGAGCGGCCGCGGGTGAATTTGGCCCGCAAGGCGAGATGGGACTGGCCAGTCAGCTGCCCGAAGCCCGGCCGGTGTCTGCAGGATGGCAAGGTTCCGGTGCGGGTTATCAGGGGCCAAGGCCCTCCGGCGGTTTCGCCCAGGCGGAATTGCAGGGCGCCTACCGTGATTACCTCGCGCCGCTGGCAGAGGCTGCTGCCCCTGGCTTGCCGGAAGGCGGTGGCGATGTACCGCCGCTGGGTTATGCCCTGGCACAGCTCAAAGGTATCTACATTCTCGCGGAAAACGCCCATGGACTGGTGCTGGTAGACATGCATGCGGCCCACGAGCGGATTACCTATGAGCGGCTCAAGCTGGCCATGGCCAGTGAAGGTCTGCGCGGGCAGCCGTTGCTGGTGCCGGAGACGCTGGCGCTGAGCGAGCGCGAAGCGGATTGTGCGGAAGAACATGAGCAGTGGTTTCAGCGCCTGGGCTTCGAACTGCAACGGCTCGGCCCGGAAAGCCTGGCGATTCGCCAGACTCCGGCTCTGCTCAAACAGGCCGAGGCTACCCAGCTGGTGCGTGATGTGCTGGCGGATCTGCTCGAATATGGCAGCAGTGATCGCATCCAGGCTCACCTCAACGAATTGCTCGGCACCATGGCTTGCCATGGTTCGGTGCGTGCCAACCGCCGACTGAGTGTCCCGGAGATGAACGCCCTGTTGCGGGATATGGAACAGACCGAGCGTAGCGGCCAGTGCAATCACGGCCGACCGACCTGGACCCAGCTGGGGCTGGATGATCTGGATCGGCTGTTCCTGCGTGGCCGTTAG
- a CDS encoding N-acetylmuramoyl-L-alanine amidase encodes MRLSALLAASLLLLAISVEALAASEVRGVRLWRAPDNTRLVFDLSGPVQHNLFILSSPDRIVVDIQGASLATAFDQLNLANTPITSVRSAQRSAQELRLVLDLSAAVTPKSFTLAPNQQYGNRLVIDLFDADEASTAVASQPAIPVKQSVIQVEPPVPVLPSLPASGRRDVVIAIDAGHGGEDPGALGPKGAREKHVVLAIAKELQRQLNAEKGFRAELVRTGDYFIPLRRRTEIARKKGADLFVSIHADAAPRASAFGASVYALSDRGATSETARWLANSENQSDLIGGTGNVSLDDKDPMLAGVLLDLSMTASMSSSLNVGQKVLSNMGRVTPLHKKRVEQAGFMVLKSPDIPSILVETGFISNPNESGKLATKSHQQALARSITGGIRQFFQQNPPPGTYLASQRESGKTPQGPREHVVSSGESLSMIAVRYRISLASLRSANSLRSDTVKVGQVLNIPATTLAATP; translated from the coding sequence ATGCGCTTGAGCGCGCTGTTGGCCGCGTCGTTGCTGTTGCTGGCTATCAGTGTCGAAGCCCTGGCCGCCTCGGAAGTGCGCGGTGTGCGCCTGTGGCGGGCGCCGGACAATACCCGGCTGGTATTCGATCTCAGCGGGCCGGTGCAGCACAACCTGTTTATCCTCAGCTCGCCAGACCGTATCGTCGTGGATATTCAGGGCGCGTCGCTGGCGACCGCTTTCGATCAGCTGAATCTGGCCAATACCCCGATCACCAGTGTGCGTTCGGCGCAGCGCTCTGCCCAGGAGTTGCGCCTGGTGCTGGATCTGTCCGCAGCCGTGACCCCGAAAAGTTTTACGCTGGCACCCAATCAGCAATACGGTAACCGTCTGGTGATTGATCTGTTCGACGCTGACGAGGCCTCGACAGCGGTTGCCAGCCAGCCGGCTATTCCGGTCAAGCAGTCGGTGATTCAGGTCGAGCCGCCGGTGCCGGTGTTGCCGTCCCTGCCAGCATCGGGACGCCGCGATGTGGTCATCGCGATTGACGCAGGTCATGGTGGCGAGGATCCGGGCGCGCTCGGGCCCAAAGGTGCCCGTGAAAAGCACGTGGTTCTGGCGATTGCCAAGGAACTGCAGCGCCAGCTGAATGCCGAGAAGGGCTTCCGTGCCGAGCTGGTGCGTACCGGCGATTACTTCATCCCGTTGCGCCGGCGGACTGAAATAGCGCGCAAGAAAGGTGCCGATCTGTTTGTCTCGATCCATGCGGATGCGGCGCCACGTGCTTCCGCGTTCGGTGCATCGGTGTATGCCCTGTCGGACCGCGGGGCTACCTCGGAAACGGCACGCTGGCTGGCCAACAGCGAAAACCAGTCGGACCTGATCGGTGGTACCGGTAATGTCAGCCTGGATGACAAGGACCCGATGCTCGCCGGTGTACTGCTTGATCTGTCGATGACCGCCTCGATGTCATCCAGCCTGAATGTGGGGCAGAAAGTGCTGTCCAACATGGGGCGGGTGACGCCGCTGCATAAAAAGCGTGTCGAGCAGGCCGGATTCATGGTGCTGAAGTCTCCGGATATCCCGTCGATTCTGGTAGAGACCGGGTTTATCTCCAACCCGAACGAGTCCGGCAAGCTGGCGACGAAAAGCCATCAGCAGGCGTTGGCCCGCTCGATAACCGGCGGGATACGACAATTCTTCCAGCAGAATCCGCCGCCAGGCACCTATCTGGCATCCCAGCGCGAGTCCGGCAAAACTCCGCAGGGGCCACGCGAACATGTGGTGTCCTCCGGCGAAAGCCTGTCGATGATCGCCGTGCGTTACCGGATCAGTCTGGCCTCCTTGCGCAGCGCCAATAGCTTGCGCAGTGACACGGTCAAGGTCGGACAGGTGCTGAATATTCCAGCCACTACGCTGGCTGCAACGCCTTGA
- the tsaE gene encoding tRNA (adenosine(37)-N6)-threonylcarbamoyltransferase complex ATPase subunit type 1 TsaE → MLALGSRLATVCAGHGLIFLRGDLGAGKTTLSRGLLRGLGHCGPVKSPTFTLVEPYEIGPLRIFHFDLYRLADPEELEFLGIRDYFDEDALCLIEWPERGSGVLPKADLDITIDQYAGGRRLQLQPGTDRGLLWCRMLDGLSNQ, encoded by the coding sequence ATGCTGGCGCTGGGCTCGCGTCTGGCAACAGTCTGTGCGGGACATGGCCTGATATTTCTGCGTGGCGATCTGGGGGCTGGCAAAACCACGCTGTCCAGAGGCCTGCTGCGGGGGCTTGGGCACTGCGGGCCGGTCAAAAGTCCGACATTTACCCTGGTTGAACCCTATGAGATCGGCCCGTTGCGGATATTTCACTTTGACCTGTACCGGCTTGCCGACCCGGAAGAGCTGGAATTTCTGGGTATTCGCGATTATTTCGACGAGGATGCGTTATGTCTGATCGAATGGCCCGAGCGCGGCAGCGGGGTTTTGCCAAAGGCGGACCTGGACATTACCATTGACCAGTATGCGGGCGGTCGGAGACTGCAATTGCAGCCAGGCACGGATCGTGGTTTGCTCTGGTGCAGAATGCTCGATGGCCTGTCAAATCAATAA
- a CDS encoding NAD(P)H-hydrate dehydratase, with protein sequence MPDSQEHLPQQVYSAAQVRELDSRLIAAGTSGYELMQRAAHAGWRALRQQWPAAGCLTVLAGRGNNAGDGYLIAALAQRAGWQVQVLAVGAPAQLQGDAQRAHAEALASGVVIQPWSECAPLQGVLVDALLGTGLQGAVREPYAQAIRLANASDLPIVAVDIPSGLCADTGCELGVAIRASLTVTFVGLKLGLFTGAGPDRVGRLEFAELQADPLVRGAVATVAERLAAGSLTKLPPRRRTTHKGQLGHLLVIGGDRGFAGAALLAAESALRAGAGLVSLATRGEHVAAALARRPELMCAPVASANQLYPLVAAADVLVVGPGLGQMAWGRSLLSAAINGRQVQVWDADALNLLAAGQASLPAGAVLTPHPGEAARLLGCSAVQVQADRPAAAQELARRYQAVIVLKGAGTLIASPQGQLAVCSNGHPAMAGAGFGDVLAGLIGALLAQGLPAYAAACLAVWLHARAGEQLALLGRGMAASDLLPAIREQLEVFSPCLV encoded by the coding sequence ATGCCGGATTCACAAGAACATTTACCCCAGCAGGTTTACAGCGCCGCCCAGGTGCGCGAGCTGGATTCCCGGCTGATTGCCGCCGGTACGTCTGGCTATGAGTTGATGCAGCGTGCTGCCCACGCCGGCTGGCGTGCCTTGCGCCAGCAGTGGCCGGCGGCAGGCTGCCTTACCGTATTGGCCGGGCGCGGCAACAACGCCGGCGATGGCTACCTGATCGCCGCGCTGGCGCAGCGTGCCGGTTGGCAGGTACAGGTTCTCGCGGTCGGCGCTCCGGCGCAGTTGCAGGGCGATGCACAGCGGGCTCATGCCGAGGCGCTAGCCAGCGGGGTGGTCATTCAGCCCTGGAGTGAGTGCGCGCCATTGCAGGGTGTGCTGGTCGATGCACTGCTGGGTACCGGCTTGCAGGGTGCCGTGCGCGAACCTTATGCCCAGGCGATCCGGCTGGCCAATGCCAGCGACCTGCCGATAGTGGCGGTGGATATTCCGTCCGGGCTGTGTGCCGATACCGGCTGCGAGCTGGGCGTGGCGATCAGGGCCAGCCTGACGGTGACTTTTGTCGGGTTGAAGCTGGGGCTGTTTACCGGAGCCGGCCCCGATCGGGTCGGCCGTCTGGAGTTTGCCGAGTTGCAGGCTGACCCCCTGGTGCGCGGGGCGGTCGCTACCGTCGCCGAGCGGCTGGCTGCAGGCTCCCTGACCAAGTTGCCGCCGCGCCGGCGCACGACGCACAAGGGGCAGTTGGGCCATCTGCTGGTGATTGGCGGTGATCGCGGCTTTGCCGGTGCGGCCTTGCTGGCGGCTGAAAGCGCCTTGCGCGCCGGTGCCGGCCTGGTGTCACTGGCAACCCGTGGCGAGCATGTGGCTGCGGCGCTGGCCCGGCGCCCGGAGCTGATGTGCGCGCCGGTTGCCTCGGCCAATCAGTTGTACCCTCTGGTGGCGGCGGCGGATGTGCTGGTGGTCGGGCCGGGTCTGGGCCAGATGGCCTGGGGCCGCAGCTTGCTCAGTGCGGCGATAAACGGGCGTCAGGTGCAGGTATGGGATGCTGATGCGCTGAATCTGCTGGCGGCCGGCCAGGCATCGCTGCCGGCAGGCGCGGTGCTGACGCCGCACCCCGGCGAAGCGGCGCGGCTGCTGGGCTGCAGTGCGGTACAGGTGCAGGCGGACCGGCCGGCCGCGGCGCAAGAGCTGGCCCGGCGTTATCAGGCGGTGATTGTGCTCAAAGGTGCCGGAACCCTGATTGCTTCCCCGCAAGGGCAGCTGGCAGTCTGCAGCAACGGGCATCCGGCGATGGCCGGTGCTGGTTTCGGTGATGTGCTGGCCGGGTTGATTGGCGCGTTACTGGCGCAAGGCTTGCCTGCCTATGCGGCGGCATGCCTGGCCGTCTGGCTGCATGCCCGTGCTGGCGAGCAGCTGGCATTACTGGGGCGCGGCATGGCTGCGAGCGATTTGCTGCCAGCCATCCGCGAACAACTGGAGGTTTTTTCACCGTGTCTGGTTTGA
- the queG gene encoding tRNA epoxyqueuosine(34) reductase QueG — protein sequence MSVSYTSADAPLLAELADSIRAWGRELGFQQVGISDVDLGEHAGHLESWLAAGYQGEMDYMAAHGSKRSHPEQLVPGTLRVISLRMDYLPGDTQMIRALKAPETAYISRYALGRDYHKLIRKRLQQLAERIQQQIGPLGYRAFVDSAPVLEKAAGQQAGLGWIGKNTLLLNRQAGSWFFLGELFVDIPLPVDAAHSSEHCGSCTACLDICPTAAFVGPYVLDARRCISYLTIELKGSIPLELRPLIGNRVFGCDDCQLVCPWNRFAKPTSQTDFLPRHHLDSTDLAALFRWTEDEFLSRTEGSPIRRTGYIGWSRNLAVGLGNAPGTIAVIEALQLRRNDPSELVREHVAWALQRHGRSVD from the coding sequence ATGTCAGTCTCTTACACATCAGCCGATGCACCTTTACTCGCCGAGCTGGCCGACTCCATTCGCGCCTGGGGCCGTGAGCTGGGTTTTCAGCAGGTGGGCATCAGCGATGTCGATCTGGGCGAGCATGCCGGGCACCTGGAAAGCTGGCTGGCCGCCGGCTATCAGGGCGAAATGGATTACATGGCAGCCCATGGCAGCAAACGCAGTCATCCCGAGCAGCTGGTGCCCGGCACCCTGCGGGTGATTTCCCTGCGCATGGACTACCTGCCGGGCGATACCCAGATGATCCGGGCTTTGAAGGCACCGGAAACTGCGTACATTTCACGCTATGCCCTGGGCCGTGACTACCACAAGCTGATTCGCAAGCGCCTGCAGCAACTGGCCGAACGCATCCAGCAGCAGATCGGCCCGCTGGGTTACCGCGCCTTCGTCGACAGTGCACCGGTACTGGAGAAAGCTGCAGGGCAACAGGCGGGACTTGGCTGGATCGGCAAAAACACCCTGCTGCTCAACCGCCAGGCCGGCAGCTGGTTCTTTCTTGGCGAGCTGTTTGTCGACATTCCCCTGCCCGTCGATGCCGCGCACAGCAGTGAACACTGCGGCAGCTGCACGGCCTGCCTGGACATCTGCCCCACTGCCGCGTTTGTCGGCCCCTATGTACTGGATGCGCGGCGCTGCATTTCCTACCTGACCATCGAGTTGAAAGGCAGCATTCCGCTGGAGCTGCGCCCGCTGATCGGCAACCGCGTGTTTGGTTGTGACGACTGCCAGCTGGTCTGTCCGTGGAACCGCTTTGCCAAACCGACCAGCCAGACCGACTTCCTGCCACGGCACCATCTCGACAGCACCGATCTGGCCGCGCTGTTTCGCTGGACGGAAGACGAGTTTCTCAGCCGCACCGAAGGCTCACCGATCCGCCGCACCGGTTATATCGGCTGGTCGCGCAATCTGGCAGTAGGCCTGGGCAACGCCCCCGGCACCATCGCCGTGATCGAAGCACTGCAACTGCGCCGCAACGACCCCTCGGAACTGGTGCGCGAGCACGTGGCCTGGGCGCTGCAGCGGCACGGGCGTAGCGTCGACTAG
- the orn gene encoding oligoribonuclease gives MQNPLNLIWIDLEMTGLEPETDVIIEMATIVTDSDLNVLAEGPVIAIHQSDAALAAMDEWNTRTHGESGLTRRVRESRIDTAEAEAQTLAFLQQWVPAGKSPICGNSIGQDRRFLCRYMPQLEAFFHYRSLDVSTLKILAERWAPQVKESFVKRGTHQALDDIRESIAELQHYRQHFLKI, from the coding sequence ATGCAGAACCCCCTGAACCTGATCTGGATCGATCTGGAAATGACCGGGCTGGAGCCCGAAACCGACGTGATTATCGAGATGGCCACCATCGTCACCGACAGTGACCTGAATGTATTGGCCGAAGGGCCGGTCATCGCCATTCACCAGAGCGATGCAGCGCTGGCCGCCATGGATGAGTGGAATACCCGCACCCATGGCGAGAGCGGCCTGACCCGGCGTGTGCGTGAGAGTCGTATCGATACTGCCGAGGCCGAGGCGCAGACCCTGGCGTTTCTGCAGCAGTGGGTGCCTGCGGGCAAGTCGCCGATCTGCGGCAACAGCATCGGTCAGGACCGGCGCTTCCTGTGCCGTTACATGCCGCAACTGGAAGCCTTCTTCCATTACCGCTCGCTGGATGTATCGACCCTGAAAATACTGGCCGAGCGCTGGGCGCCGCAGGTCAAGGAAAGCTTCGTCAAACGCGGCACGCACCAGGCGCTGGATGACATTCGCGAGTCGATCGCCGAGTTGCAGCACTACCGCCAGCACTTCCTGAAGATCTAG
- the rsgA gene encoding small ribosomal subunit biogenesis GTPase RsgA, translating into MSKRQLTRRQSWRIEKVQGERAARAAKRESRALDELEGGDLGPEQTGLVIAHFGVQVEVEALEGENSGQIMRCHLRANLPQLVTGDRVVWRAGNQGSGVIVAQLPRSSELCRPDTRNQLKPVAANVDLIVIVFAPLPHPHANLIDRYLVAAEHAGIQPLLLLNKADLVDEENASALDRLLDTYRTLGYPLLEVSAHQGAGMDELRQQLDGHVSVFVGQSGVGKSSLVNSLLPGIDTRVGALSELTGKGTHTTTTARLFHFPGGGELIDSPGIREFGLGHVSRDDVEAGFIEFRDLLGTCRFRDCKHDREPGCALLKALEEGRIQPQRMASYRHILASLPQAEY; encoded by the coding sequence ATGAGCAAGCGCCAACTCACCCGCCGCCAGAGCTGGCGCATCGAGAAAGTCCAGGGCGAACGCGCGGCCAGAGCGGCCAAACGGGAATCCAGGGCGCTGGACGAGCTGGAAGGCGGCGATCTGGGCCCGGAACAGACCGGGCTGGTGATTGCCCACTTTGGCGTACAGGTCGAAGTGGAAGCGCTGGAAGGCGAAAACAGCGGACAGATCATGCGCTGCCACCTGCGCGCCAACCTGCCGCAACTGGTCACCGGCGACCGCGTGGTCTGGCGTGCCGGCAATCAGGGCAGTGGCGTGATTGTCGCGCAACTGCCACGCAGCTCCGAGCTGTGCCGCCCCGACACGCGCAACCAGCTGAAACCTGTAGCGGCCAACGTCGACCTGATCGTCATCGTCTTTGCCCCGCTACCGCACCCGCATGCCAACCTGATCGACCGCTATCTGGTGGCTGCCGAGCACGCCGGCATCCAGCCGCTGCTGCTGCTGAACAAGGCCGACCTGGTGGACGAAGAAAACGCCAGCGCGCTCGACCGGCTGCTGGATACCTACCGCACGCTGGGCTACCCACTGCTGGAGGTGTCGGCCCACCAGGGCGCGGGCATGGACGAATTGCGCCAGCAACTGGACGGGCATGTCAGTGTGTTTGTCGGGCAGTCCGGAGTCGGCAAGTCTTCGCTGGTCAACAGCCTGTTGCCAGGCATCGACACCCGCGTCGGTGCACTTTCGGAACTGACCGGCAAGGGTACGCACACCACCACCACGGCGCGGCTGTTTCACTTTCCCGGCGGCGGCGAGCTGATCGACTCCCCCGGCATTCGCGAATTCGGCCTGGGCCACGTCAGTCGTGACGATGTCGAAGCCGGCTTCATCGAATTCCGCGACTTGCTCGGCACCTGCCGTTTCCGCGACTGCAAGCACGATCGCGAGCCCGGCTGTGCGCTACTCAAGGCACTCGAGGAAGGCCGCATCCAGCCACAGCGCATGGCCAGCTACCGGCATATCCTGGCCAGCCTGCCGCAGGCAGAATACTGA
- a CDS encoding rhodanese-like domain-containing protein has translation MSSFASLPLVIEPTTLATRLADPALILIDLTSSQRYAQGHVPGARFVDPRRIQLGLPPAPGLLPAQADLEALFAELGHHRDAVYVVYDDEGGGWAGRFIWLLDVIGHHNYHYLNGGLHAWLGEGLPLSQEIPAAHNAALALTLHGEPTATREYLQSRLGASDLAIWDARSPAEYSGSKVLAAKGGHIPGAINFEWTAGMDQARSLRIREDMQEILNALGITADKEVITHCQTHHRSGFTYLAAKALGYPRVKGYAGSWSEWGNHPDTPVES, from the coding sequence ATGTCCAGCTTTGCTTCCCTGCCCCTGGTGATTGAACCCACTACTCTGGCGACCCGTCTTGCCGACCCGGCACTGATCCTGATCGATCTGACCAGCAGCCAGCGCTACGCGCAGGGCCATGTTCCCGGTGCCCGCTTTGTTGACCCCAGGCGCATACAGCTCGGATTGCCGCCAGCGCCCGGCCTGCTGCCGGCACAGGCCGACCTGGAAGCCCTGTTTGCTGAACTGGGACACCACCGGGATGCGGTGTACGTGGTCTATGACGATGAGGGTGGCGGCTGGGCCGGACGTTTCATCTGGTTGCTCGATGTGATCGGGCACCACAATTACCATTACCTGAATGGCGGACTGCATGCCTGGCTTGGCGAAGGCTTGCCGTTGTCACAGGAGATTCCCGCCGCCCATAACGCAGCCTTGGCGTTGACCCTGCATGGCGAACCCACGGCAACCCGCGAATACCTGCAGAGCCGGCTCGGCGCCAGCGACCTGGCAATCTGGGACGCCCGCAGTCCGGCTGAATACAGCGGCAGCAAGGTGCTGGCAGCCAAAGGCGGACATATCCCCGGCGCGATCAATTTCGAATGGACCGCCGGCATGGACCAGGCCCGCAGCCTGCGTATCCGCGAGGATATGCAGGAGATTCTGAACGCACTCGGCATAACCGCCGACAAAGAAGTCATCACCCACTGCCAGACCCATCATCGCTCCGGTTTTACCTATCTGGCGGCCAAGGCCCTGGGCTATCCGCGGGTCAAGGGCTATGCCGGCTCCTGGTCGGAATGGGGCAATCATCCCGATACACCCGTGGAAAGCTGA
- the asd gene encoding archaetidylserine decarboxylase (Phosphatidylserine decarboxylase is synthesized as a single chain precursor. Generation of the pyruvoyl active site from a Ser is coupled to cleavage of a Gly-Ser bond between the larger (beta) and smaller (alpha chains). It is an integral membrane protein.), whose product MKDRLFILSQYLLPHHLLSRLAGCIAECRQPWLKNTFTEWFARRYQVDMSEALVEDLTAYEHFNAFFTRALKDGARPLAEAADAVLCPADGAISQLGPIEHGRLFQAKGHDFSLTALLGGDAERAAPFMGGQFATVYLSPKDYHRVHMPLTGTLREMVYIPGRLFSVNQTTAENVPGLFARNERVACLFDTERGPMAVVLVGAMIVASIETVWAGLVTPPKRELKTQRYDAAAREPITLQKGAEMGRFKLGSTAIVLFGPDQVNWAGELVAGSSVRMGQQMGQ is encoded by the coding sequence ATGAAAGACCGTCTATTCATTCTCAGTCAGTACCTGTTGCCGCATCACCTGCTCTCGCGGCTGGCCGGGTGCATTGCCGAGTGTCGCCAACCCTGGCTGAAGAACACCTTCACCGAATGGTTTGCCCGCCGCTACCAGGTTGACATGAGTGAAGCGCTGGTTGAGGACCTTACCGCCTACGAGCACTTCAATGCCTTTTTTACCCGTGCCCTGAAAGACGGCGCCCGCCCGCTGGCTGAAGCCGCCGATGCCGTGCTGTGCCCGGCCGACGGGGCGATCAGCCAGCTTGGCCCGATTGAACATGGCCGGCTGTTTCAGGCCAAAGGCCACGACTTCAGCCTGACCGCCCTGCTCGGCGGTGACGCAGAACGCGCAGCACCCTTCATGGGCGGCCAGTTCGCTACCGTTTACCTGTCCCCCAAGGACTACCACCGGGTACACATGCCACTGACCGGCACCCTGCGCGAGATGGTCTACATTCCCGGCCGGCTGTTTTCGGTCAACCAGACCACTGCCGAGAATGTTCCCGGCCTGTTTGCCCGCAACGAACGGGTCGCCTGTCTGTTTGATACCGAGCGTGGCCCGATGGCTGTGGTGCTGGTCGGCGCAATGATTGTGGCCAGCATCGAGACGGTCTGGGCCGGGCTGGTAACTCCGCCCAAGCGGGAGCTGAAAACCCAGCGCTATGACGCCGCCGCCCGCGAGCCGATCACCCTGCAGAAAGGCGCGGAAATGGGCCGTTTCAAACTCGGTTCGACGGCCATCGTGCTGTTTGGCCCGGATCAGGTAAATTGGGCCGGAGAGCTGGTCGCAGGCAGCAGTGTGCGGATGGGTCAGCAGATGGGCCAGTAG